The region ATATTGCTTCTGCGTGCAAGGCTTGCCGAAGTCGTAGTTTTTGTGATCTTTGGTCTCTTTCCGGCAACCGAGTAAGTGGTGCAAGCACCAGTTCACCTCGTCGGCGTTGCGGGTTTGAAAGTTGTAAACGATCAAATCCCATGGATCGGAACGACCATTCATCGCGGCCAAAATCCACCAATCGTCCGCGCCGGTAACCTCGACTCGTTTGGCGTAACCCTTTGGTGGAAACACCGGTTCGACGACCGGCTTTTTCAAATAAGGTGCCATGCTTCTCTTCCCCCATGCATGATGATGTTTGTCTGCCCAATAAGGATTAACGTGATGAAGCCGCGGCCGTTGCCAGAAAAACGTCTACGTTTTGGTCTATCTACGTCGGCAGACGCGAAGCAGCGTGGGAAAGTCTGGTTGAAAGCGACCGGAACAAATCGATAGACTGCCCAGTTGATAAGTGACCTAACGAAAAGGCATTGGCAATGATTCGTACTTCGGCGGCGTTTTTGACGGTAGTGGTTTTCGTCGTCTTGTTGATCGGCTTCGGTCTGTTTGCCTGGCGGACGCTGGTGTTTGCCCAACCAACCCCGGCGCGGTTTTCGTCGGTTCAACAAGCGGCAGTCCATGATCCCAGTCAGATCGCTGAACTTGTCGCGGAAAAAGGCTCTCCGGAAGGCGGGCATGATCGTATGGACGATCATTCGCCGCTTTGGTACGCCGTTCGGTTCGATAAGCCGGAATCGGTCGCGAAGTTGTTGGCACTCGGCGCCGATCCCAATCGTGCCACAGAAGAAGGAGAAAGTCCGCTCTTAACCGCCACGTTTTTAGGAACGAGCAACGCCGACACCGAGATTGTTCAGATGCTGCTCAAAGCTAAAGCGGACGTTAACGTGCGCGGTCCCGTGCATGGCCAAACGCCCCTTCATCGGGCCGTTGTTTCCGAGAACGAAGCGGTCGTCCGTATGCTGATCGACCACGGAGCGAACGTAAACCAGGTCGATGTTCGTGGGAACACGCCACTGCAAACAGCCGTCGTGAATGGAAGCATTCCGATTCTCGAGTTGCTGTTCGAAGCCAAAGCCGACCCCGAGATCCGCAACGAAGCAGGTTTTCGACCAATCGATCAGTTGAATTCCTGTTCCAACCCGGAAGAAGTTCAAGCCGTTTTTCGTAAGCACGACGCCGATAGCGAACGCCGCCCCCCAGTAAAATCCAACGACTAAACTCAATTCCTTTTTTCTGAATCCGTATGAACTCCAACGTCGATCAATACATCGCAGATCACCCGCAGTGGAAGTCAGAACTTACCGCGTTGCGGAAGATTCTACTGGCTTCGGAGTTGACCGAAGACTGGAAGTGGCGAGCCCCTTGCTACACGCTCGATGGCAAGAACGTCGCGATGCTTGCGGCGTTCAAGAACGATTGCGTCCTCAGCTTTTTCAAAGGTGCTTTACTGAAGGATCCTGAGGGAATTCTCGTCAAGCCTGGCGAAAACTCTCAGTCTGCCCGCGTCGTTCGCTTTACCTCCAACACCCAGGTGAAAGAGCGAAAGTCGGCGCTGCAAATGTATCTGGCCGAAGCGGCCGAGAACGAGCGATCCGGCAAACAGGTCGCTACCTCAAACAAGGCCGATCCATATCCCGCAGAATTGACCGCCAAGCTCGACGAAGACCCGCAACTGAAGACCGCATTCGAGGCCCTGACGCCAGGACGGCAGCGTGCCTATGTCATGTTCTTCTCCGCCGCCAAGCAGTCGAAGACACGCACAACCCGTATCGAAAAGTTCGTTCCACGGATCCTGGATGGCAAAGGGATGAACGACTGCGTCTGCGGGCTAACCAAGAAACCACCGGGATGCGACGGCTCGCACAACCAAGCGAAGTAACGAACCACCCCAGAACGAAATCGTGATTGATGAACATCGACGAAACAGCTTCCGACGAAGGACGCTCGACGCCGCCAGCAAAGAATAGTCGTTGGTTGCAAGTCTCGCTGCTGACCATTTTGCTTCTCTTGGCTATCGTTGCTCTGATCATTTCGCACGTGCAGATGTCTTGGCAAATGGAAGCCAACAACGAGGCCATGGTTGCCATGAAGGCGGAATTGACGAAGCTTCGCAAAGAGGTGGGCTATCTCGAGATCGACGACCCTACCCAGGTGCACGTCGTCTCAGTAACGAAGCGAGAGGGGCTCGTCTGGCAATGGCGCGTGTTTATCCCGGAAGGGAAAGAGTTCCGAGCCTATGTCGGGACGAAGCATTCCGCCGGTGGAAGTGTTACGTCGAACTTATCTCTCGATCCCGGAGAAAGCAGAATCGACATGTCTGTCTATCGCGATCACGAAGGCAAATGGCAAGGAGAGCTATCCGTTAAATCAGGCAATCGCTCCACGTCGGCAACCAGTCCTGTCCACGATGACTTCATTCAATGGTTGAAGACATCTGCGTCCTACACCGGCGGAATTTCTCCCGGCGAGGGCACGAAGGTTTACTCGCCGAAGGCAACGATCAAACTCCTCAATAAAACTGCCCAATCCAGAAACCACGTCGCGAAAAATCCACCGTCATCCGGCGAAAAACAATCGGTTCAATCCGCCGAGATCAACGTTTGGATCGCACCGCGGAAAAAGAAAGTTTAGATAGGTAGGGCCCGCCCGAAAGCGCAAAAAACAACGGCAAGATAGCACCGCCAGAGGCTGGTCAGTGCCACCTTGCCGTTTGCGCGAGACGCATTTATTTCGGTGGATTACTTACTTGTGAGCGCGAAGTTGGCTTCGTCGGTTCCGTAGTCGGGAACCTCGAAAGTTAGCTCCGTCCCTTCGTAATAACGGGCCGGCAGGTATTCTTTTACCAGGATCACGTCAGGGTTTTCTTCGTCGCGAACTTCGCCACAGATGAAAACTTTGTGCTTGCCAATCATGGCGCCTGGCTTGCCGGTGTTTGTGTTCAACTCGAACTGTCCCTGGTCGTCGGTAATGCAGAACGATACCGGGCCGACGATAGCGTTATCTCCCTTTTTCTCGGGCGTGAAAATCACGCGAGCCGTCTTCAGCGGTTCGCCGTCGAGTGTCACCAGTCCCGATACAGGGGCACACGCAAAGGGATCTTTCGAGCAGCCTGAGCAAGCGGCCAACAAAGCGACGGCCGCCACGATCAAACTGCCAGACTTCGCGATGCGCGAGAGTGAGTGTTCGTTACGCGGCATTACCATTCTCCTATCACGGCGCCATCGGTGCGGCGAGCCAGACCGGCGACGGTGGCCCAGTCGGTGTATTCGCTCAGGAAACGAACCGAACCATCGGTCAGCGTCACGTTCACGCCGCCAGGATGTTGGCTGTTGACCCCCAGCGATGCGCCATAGGTTCCTTTCGGCGAGTTGATCGCATAGAGCGTCACTTCAGTCGCAGAACCAGCGAAGCGGCCGAGCACGTGTTGGCTCGATCCGGCTCCAAACACTTTCGGCACACCAATCCAAATGGCACCACCTTCTTCACGTTGACCAGAGCCACGCGTGGTGACACTGTCTCGCTCGGCGAAGTAAATGGTGTGGCTCGTACCATCGGTGAAGTCGCGGAACTTCAAGTCGCTTTGATAACCAGCAACGCCGCGGACGGTCGAGCTCTTACTGAATTTCGCACCGTTGACATGTGTCGTGCCGACATTGGCAACGTAGTTCGACTTGGCCATCCGTTCCGTCTCGGGCTGATCGCGGTCGGCGTAATAAGCGCCTTGATAGAAGTACGGATTCAGGGGTGGGCCAGGATCGGAAGGACAGACATACGCAGAGATCTCGTGCTGCGCTTCGGCCGAGGTCCAAGGGGTCGTGAAATCAAGCGAATCGTGAATGGCCGACTGTTCGATGAACGGCAGGATGAACGCACCCCAGCCGTAGCCGTTGTCCCAGTTCATCCAGTCGTTGATATTCACATTCGGATCGCGTGGGTGCAGATATCCTGGCGGAAAGATTGAGAACGTGTCGTGATAGTTGTGAATGGCCAGGCCTAGCTGCTTCATGTTATTGGTGCAGCTCATGCGGCGAGCCGCTTCGCGAGCTTGTTGCACGGCAGGCAAAAGCAAGGCAATCAAGACACCAATGATGGCGATGACCACCAACAATTCAACCAACGTAAATGCCGCATTCTTTTGGGAATAGCGACGGCTTGCCTCATGTCTCATGAGTCGATTCTCCAAATTGATAATTGCGTGAGTTGAGGGCGGGGCTTATGAAAAACAATGCAGGGCATGATGGGGAATCGAAGCGGAAGCGAATGCGATTGAGAAATCCTTTCGTTTGAAATGGCCATCGATATGAATGTTGGTATAGGAATGAGTGCGCGAATTAGTTGCGCGGATCGTACAACTCGGCGGAAATGGTGCTGCCGTATAGCGGATAGTCGACACGTAATCGCCAACATTCGTATTGGCTGATGTCTATACCGGCTTGCTCGGCGACGCTTTCGATTAACTCGGGGTATCGTTTGTATTCTTTTAAGGGTTTTGGGCCTTTGCCCATCGGCTCGAATTCCAAGCGTGACGGCAAAACTCGTTCAATCCCCGGTGGAGCGGCTCGATCGCTGGACGAACTACCGACCATCGTTTCGACACGTGGAAGCCAATCGTCGGCAAAGCCTGGTTCGATCAGCTCGTCACACACGTACGACTTGACCGGCAATTCAATGTGCAGACGTGTCGAAAACTGACCTTCGCGGCCTTCCGGATGCGGAATGTTGTAGTAGCGAGTACCAAACAGCAACGTCGACTCGGCGGTCGCACCGACCGAGCCATGCATTAAGTTGCCGTAAATCCAACCTGAGTCGCCATGAACCATTTCGACCGTCGGATTGGCTGGCGAACAAAACGACGACAACAAGTAACCTTCGGCGTCTTGCTGACCTCGTAAATTCGTACGCGCGATATCAGATTGGTAGCTGACGCCATCGTCTCGTTTCCGGAACGTCCGCGATTGATAGACGTTGATTCGTTCCATCTCCCACAGCAGCCGAAGATCGACGACGCCACCCACAACGCTGGAGTCAACGGCATCGCGGTTCTCTGGCATGCGCCTCACGATGCTCGACCGCAGTAGCAGACCCGCTTGGACGCCCAACATGTGGCTCATGCCGCGAAAGACATTTCGTCGATGTTGCAGTTCTTTCGCATGCCACTGATCTCCTTTGCCAGCGGCCGAGATCATCGAGTTGAAACAGACCCGATCGCCAGCATGCCGCTGCACGAGTGTTTCAAATGCACCATGCGCTTCGAGCAGCGGAGTCGTTGCTTCAGACGCGACACCCACGCCATGGGCCCCTTCGACAAACCGTTCTATGGAAACGCGGGAGGGAACCTGAGGTGCGTTTTCCAGTGGATCGCCCGACTCGGATACTTTGACCAACTGCCAGGCCAGCGTTCGATCGAGCCCGAGCATTCGTTCCAAGTCGCCTGACTTCTTGACGCCGCCAAGCTCTCGCAAAACCACGGTCAGCTGTTCCTGGAGTTCGCGAAGGACCGCCGTCGACTCCGACAGGAATGTCGAGTTCACAGCAGTACGGGTCTTCGATCGAACACGAGTAACAGACACAGAAATCTTTCCTTTGAGGGATCACATCGACCGGCATGCTATGGACGTGAACAACGGAACTAACCCGGGAAATCACATCCGAAACAATAAAAACGGCATCACTCTGGGGGAGGCGTTTGCCGGTCGATGCACGCCAATATGTGTTTTTAAAAACAGATTGTAAATACTGAAAAGGGGAGAACTAATCGATTTTTGTGACATTTCCCCACGCTACACGAACAGCGCATGACCACTCGGAGGGGGTAAGCGAAAGAATGTGGATACGCAGAACTCAGATGTTCCCGAGAGCAATCGCATGGACCAATACGGAATCGAAATCTGAATGCCGATCCGTCGTGACCAAGCAGGGAAGGGCCCGAGCAGAATGCCGGGCCGTCGATGTCGCTCCGTCAGGATTGGCAGACATCAAGTTGACTGAAAAGAAACATGCCGGCAGATAGCTCTTCGTTCCGACGTCGCCGAAGCAACTCGACCGCGCCGGCAACACGTCTCAGCCTACCATGTAAGCAATCGTGAAAGTATTGATAAAGTCTGCGCGAAGTCTACGTCTAATGTGTACGAAGTACAAGCGAAATCAGACGAAATATGGTGGGAATTTACAAGAAGTCTTGTGGCCGAAATCCCTTAGTTGGCGGACAACGCCCCGCTACGTTCCATCCCTTCCGGCATGTCTCCAGTACCGCCGACGAGCGTCGTGTTCCACTCAGCACCAATCATCACGCAGTTGATGCCTGATCCGATCCCCAACAGGGCAACGTTCTGACCGGCTTCAATGAACTGCGTTTGAGTCGCCAAGGCAAGCGTTGTCGGCAGCGCGGCGGCTCCAGTGTTACCGAGCCACTGAACGGTCGCAAAGTCGTTATCAATCGGCAGTTGCAGCTTTTCCAGGACGAGCTTGCGATGCGTCAGGCCAACTTGATGGCAGATAGTCCGCTGAATCTGATCGGTCGACCAACCGGTCTCGCCCAGGAAGTCGGCGAAAGTAGCAGCGCCAGTCGCAATTCCTTCCGCCATCAACTTCTCGGAATCGGTTTGCATCAAAGGGTTTCCGACGCCAGTCTCGTTCTTGCCGGCGATGCTATGGCAAAGATCGTGGTGCTGCGTATGAGCCCGAGCACTTGCCGCGACCAGTTGGTTTCCGGTACGACTTAACTCCTTATGGCACAGCACCATAGCACAACTGGCCGAGCCAATCGTCAACGAGGCCACCGCTAACTTGATATCGTTTCGGCTGAGATTTTCGCTGTTGTTGAGAGTCTCGATCGTGTTATCGACCAAGTGCCGCCCACTCTCGGTTCCTACGACAATGCCAGCTTTGATCTGACCGAGCTCGATCATGTTCGCGATCTGGATCGCCCCGTTCAAAATGCCGAGACACGCATTGCTAACGTCATATACCACACAGTCTTGCGGCAATCCTAAAGCATGGTGCACGCGACACGCGGTGGCTGGCTCGAGAAAGTCTCGGCATACGGAACCATGGATCAATGCGCCAACGTCGGCCGGATCTAAACCTGTCGCTGCCATGGCGTTACGTGCCGAGTGAATACTCACGTCGCCAGGCTGCACGACATCGGGGAAAAACCGTCGCTGCGAGATCCCCGTCATCAACTCCAAACGCCCTTCGGGTAGTCTCAGACGCTCGTAAAGGGGCGCAAGCCGCTGTTCAATCTCGGCGGAGGTGACAATTTCATCAGGCAGGCAGTAGCCCAGCCCTTCGATACAGACGTTCTGGTATTTCATGCCGACCTAGCAGCGGAAAAGAGGTGCCCTTAAAGCCCATATCATAGCCGTTTTGTGTGCAAGAGAGAACCAACCAGAGGCTGGGAATCTAATCGATTCTCAGAGCGTGACGCTTGGATGAAGTCGCCGCTAGCTGGAAGATATGGACAAGCAATGTCACATGCAACACAAGATGTGGAAAAAACTTGGCAAGCTTTAACGGATCGGTAGACTCTCCGCATCTTGTGATTGATCTGGGAACGCAGCGGAACGTTGCGATCTGATCAAGGCTCATGATAGGGAGGTCATTGCTTCAGCCAAAACCCAGGACGGGTCTCTGCGAAAGCTTGGTGGGCAAGCGCCAAGATATGCGTGTCGGACTACACGCTTACATATCGGCAGCTTACCGACAGAAGTTTGGACGAACTTCGTTACAGCCAAGCACTTATCGCAAATACTTCTTTCTGGATCAAGCCGAAGTTATTGATCAAACAGGCCTTGGGAAGATCTTCGTTTACTACAGCGCATGACGCGCCCGAGGAGTCCCCAGATGTTTTCCAAACCTGTTATCGGTTTGAATGCCAACTTTCGGAATGCAACCCACGATCGGCCTGCATTCTCCTTCATTTCTGCCGGATACTTTGATGCAGTCATTCGCGCAGGTGGGATTCCCGTGGTCCTTCCTCCGGTTTCGACCCCAGAAGACCAGCAAGCTGTTTTGCAGCGACTGGATGGTGTCGTCATGATCGGTGGTCCAGACTTGGATCCTAATCGGGACGGGTTCATGCGTCACGCTTCCATCCGCATGATGGAGCCACGTCGTGAAGAAGCCGACCGATCAATGATGAAATTGATCGCTCAGATGCGTTTGCCAGTGTTTGGCATTGGTGTCGGTATGCAATTGATCAATGTCGCTATGGGCGGCAATTTGTTCATGCACATTCCGGAAGACCTGCCGGGCGCATTGCCGCATCACGATACGATCGACAAGCATCATCGCCATGGGCTGGAAGTAACCCCTGGCACGCTGATGGAAAAGATCTTCGGTGACGGCGAAGTTCGTGTGAACAGCAGCCATCACATGGCCATCGACGAGTTGGCACCAGGTTTCATCGCCTCGGCACGTAGCCCAGACGGCGTCGTCGAAGCCATCGAGTCGATTCACGAAGATTGGTTCGCGATCGGAACCCAGTTCCATCCGGAAGCCGAGTCGGCTTCTGCCCTCGATCAGCGCATTTTTGAAGAGTTCGTCGAAGGCGTCGTGGCCGTCAAGGCCGGCGGTGTCCGAGTCGCTGCTGCTTAACTCGGGTTCAACCCGCACGATCAGCATGGGGTAAGCAGGAATCGCAGGCCAATGGTTCCTGCTTCCCCCTCTTTATCTTCAATACAATTCACCTTTACGCATTGGGACAGGGATGCCCAAGACACTCGGATTCTCGAGTTTCGCGGATCATGCGCGGCGCTACTTTGTTGGCACGGCGATGACTCCCTGTCTGCGCTTTATGAGTGCGGCGATCTTGAAGGTTGATGGCCGCGGCTTGAATGCTTGTTTCGATGTCATTCATCAATTGAATGTTCGCACCCCGCCGGATGTACGTTCGTTACTTGAACAGGGCGGTGCAGGGCTTACCACGGGAACTCAACTACCCGGAATGGCCGCGCGGTTGGTCTCGGAACTACAAGTCGTTAATGTTGAACGTCTGCTGAACACGTCTGGAATTTCAGCAGAGAAAGTCACTGCCATCGGTCAACGTGGGCCTGGCATGGCACGCGAGTACTGGAAGCAGACTGGCACCGCTATTTCAATTGGCGATCCGACGATTCTCGCCGAAGCGACTGGGGTGACGGTGATCGATCACTTCGAGCAGCGCGACATTACCAAGGGTGGTGATGCAACCGGTCTGGATGTCTTGCCGATGTGGCTACTGCTGACCAAGGCGGTTGATTCGGTTAGTGCTCGGCCGATTGTCGTTGTACGGCTTGATCAAGAAATTGAACTGTTCTATTTACCTGCTCGACGGAAGAATCGGCCTATTCCAGCAATCGCCTATCGGAATATCGGACCAGGCTTTTCTTTGCTTCAAAGACTGCAAAACACTTGCGACCGTTCCAGTCCTGTGGATGCAGTCGAAAACACAGATTCTGCCTCTGTGTTCGAGCGTGCATTGGAGGATGTGGTTGGTCATACGTCTGATCGGCAGTTGGGTGAAATTGCCGATCGCATCGTCGCCGAGGCACCCGACGTATTACGATCGCCTACCTCTCTTAACCGCGCGATGGAAGAATTCTGGAGTGAGCGTATTCACCGAGAGGTAGTGAACCAGTTTCCAACTTCTCCAGAGCTCGCCGAGATAATTATTCTAGGGCGAGGAGCTCGTCGTGAAGCTCTTGTGCAGCAGTTGGCTGACAAATTCGAGAGCGTTCCATTGACGACAGAAATTACACGTAGTTGGATTTCCGGTTCCGTCGGTGCATCCGTGGCGGCAATTTTCGCGGCGCTGAATGTTGATCAGATCAGCGGCAATTTACCTGACCTGACAGGGGCGAACGCGGCTCGAGTTTTAGGCCGCATCACGCCAGGCAACCCGGGCAACTGGCGTGGCGTTCTTGCTCAGATGGAAATGGCGGCGCGACAAACGATGCCACTCCGCGAAGCAATCTAAAGCGAGAATTACAGCTCGATCTTCGTGCCGAGCACTTTCAGGAATTCCCGGATCCAAGCAGGATGGGCCGGCCATGCAGGGCCAGTGACTAGCTTGCCATCAACATGAGCGTTATCGAACGTTTCGCTCGGAGGAAGGCTTTCTCCCCCACCAATAACGACTTCTGGTCCAACGGCTGGATAAGGACAAACCGTTTTGCCTTTGAGGACACCAGCGGCGGCGAGAATTTGTGGGCCATGACAAATCGCGGCGATGGGTTTGTCGGCTTCCGAAAAGTGCTTGACCATGGCCAGCACTTTGTCGTTCAACCGTAAGTATTCCGGAGCACGTCCGCCTGGAATTATCAACGCGTCGAAACTGGCGACGTCGATTTCATCGAATGTGGCATTCAGTTGGAAGTTGTGTCCTGGCTTCTCGGTGTAGGTCTGGTGACCCTCGAAGTCATGGATAGCCGTTGCGACGGTGTCGCCTGACTTTTTGTCGGGGCAAACGGCGGAGACTTCGTGGCCAACCATCAACAGCATCTGGAATGGGACCATCACTTCGTAGTCTTCCACGAAGTCGCCGACGAGCATCAAAATCTTCTTAGCAGGCATATCGAGGTGCATCTCCTGAGGGAAACAATTTAGTGGGCAGCGCTTCGTTGCTGAATGAAATCAACGACATCGCTCACCGACTGGATATCGGCAAACTCATCATAATCGATCGAAAAGCCAAAGCGTTTTTCGATCTCACAGACGAGCTCGATCAACTCGAAAGAATCGGGAACGAGATCTTCGGCCAAAGAGCTATCCATGCGAACGACATCAGGACGGATGTTACGCGTCTGAGCGATCTTCTCACGGATCCATTCGAACACTTCTCGGTCTTGCACGGCATTAGGTCCTTATCGTCCGAAAGCTGGGCAGGTAGTTCCGCCTACGGATACGAACCCTCTGACGCTTCTGGCCCAAGCGGCCTACGAGAGTTCTATGGAAGTGGTCGGCATGATTTTAGCAGATCTTCTCTCTTACTTTCGAGGTATTCCGAGGTTGTTCGACGTTAGTTTGTCCAAGCGGATCAACGCGAAACGGTAAAAAAGGCAAAGAAAAACGATTAGATAGAGTGGTGCGTGTAGGTCGTGGCTGCCGATAAGCAAGGCGTGAAAGGCAGTTTTGCTAGCACTTCGGTGCGGCAACGCCCAGTCATGACGATTATTCCATCCCCCCTGAAGAGAACCGATGAGAGAGAGTACTCCCCTATATCTCCTCGCGACCGGCTCACGCAGTGACATTGAAGGTGGTCGTTGGCAGTTTGTTTTGCGTCGCTCCGATGGCCGCTTCGAGATTGCCGAGTCCGACTTCGAGATGAACCACTTTGGTGATCGTGTTGCTTTGCTGGCCGTCGTACGAGGCCTGGAAGCGATTCCTGAGCCAAGCCGAGTTCAGTTGCTTACGCCTTCGCGATATATCCTCAACGGCATCCGTCATGGTCTTTGCACTTGGGAAGACCAGGACTTCAAGATCGAGCGACTTGGTCGGCGTATTGCCGTTCGCAACCATGACTTGTGGTCGCGTGTCGCCCAGGCACGGCAGTTTCATCAAATCAACGCGAAATACAGCGAGTCGTCCCTGACGGACACCAACCGGGCCGAACAATGGTCCGAGGTAGCCACCCTGGGTGACGACATCGAGTTCGCATTGCATCAGGCCCAGCGAGAAATAGAAGGCCGTAGTAAGCCTCGATCGCTCGCAACGTGTGCCTAGCTCGTGCGTTACCAACGTACATCATTCGTAATCTCCCCCAACAGGAAGACACCCAGCAAGCCGGCGCAACGGCAAGGAGTAGGACGTGCATACCATTGGTAGTTTGGGTAAAATATCGGACATCATTGAAGGTTGTTCTGACAATCCGAGCAGTTTCCTGGGACCGCATCCCGTGGAAGAGGCCGGAACGAAATCCGCGGCGGTTCGAGCCTACCTGCCCGGAAAAGAGCAGGCCTGGTTATTCCATCCGGGACACGGACAGAGCGTGCCGATGAACAAGATTCATCCAGCCGGTTTGTTTGAAGTGATGTGTCCGATGGATGGCGTTACGGAAAAAGGCCAGTATCAACTTCGAATTGACGGCGGAAGCGGCCAGATGAAAACATTGCACGACCCCTACGCGTTCCCTTCTATTTTCACCGGCTTCGATCTTCACCTTCTCGGGGAAGGGAAGCACTGGAGTTCGTACGAAAAGATGGGTGCCCATCTTCGTACGGTGAACGGCGTTACCGGCGTGAATTTCGCTGTCTGGGCACCGAACGCCAAAGCAGTCTCGGTGGTTGGTGATTTCAACGACTGGGATGCACGAAGCCATCAGATGAACCGCATCGGTAGCAGCGGCATCTGGGAGCTGTTCATTCCCGGAATGGCTGCCGGCGAAAAGTACAAATATCGCGTTCGCCAAGCCGATCGAGCGGTCGACAAGTGCGATCCGTATGGCTTCGCAGCCGAGATGCCACCTCGCACGGCATCGGTTGTCGCCGACCTGTCGGTGCACAATTGGAACGACCAGGAATGGATGGAACGTCGTGCCAACGAAGACCAACTGTCCAAGCCAATGTCGGTTTATGAAGTGCATCTGGGAAGTTGGCAGCGAAACGTGGAAGAAGAGCATGGTTGGTTCAACTATCGCTATCTTGCCCACGAATTGGTCAAGTATTGCAAAGAACAGAACCATACTCACATTGAATTGATGCCGGTTTCCGAGCATCCCTTCACCGGCAGCTGGGGTTATCAAACCGTTGGCTATTACGCCATCACCAGCCGTTACGGCTCGCCGGAAGACTTCATGTACTTCGTCGACTACTGCCACCAAAACGGTTTGGCAGTGATTCTCGACTGGGTTCCAGCTCACTTCCCGAAAGACGATCATGGCCTTCGTCGCTTCGACGGCACCGCACTGTACGAACACGAAGATCCACGTCGGGGCGAGCATCCTGACTGGGGAACGTTGATCTTCAACTATGGCCGTAACGAAGTTCGGAACTTCCTCGTTTCCAACGCTTTGTTCCTGTTCGACAAGTACCACATCGATGGTCTACGCGTCGATGCGGTCGCTTCGATGCTGTATCTCGACTACAGCCGCGAAGGGGACAACTGGTTGCCTAACGAATTTGGTGGCCGCGAGAATCTCGAAGCGATCACCTTCATGAAGGAATTCAACGAGCAGTCGCATCTGCAGCATCCAGGCGTGATGACGATTGCCGAAGAATCGACCGCGTGGGGTGGTGTGTCGCGACCAACGTACGACGGCGGTCTCGGTTTCAGCTTGAAATGGAACATGGGCTGGATGAACGACACGCTGCGATTCATGCGAAAGGACCCTGTCTATCGCAAGCATCACCATGGCGAGTTGACGTTCAGCTTGATCTACGCGTTCACCGAAAACTTCGTGTTGCCGCTTTCGCACGACGAAGTGGTGCATGGTAAGGGATCGCTTTTGGATCAGATGCCAGGCGACATGTGGCAGCGATTCGCAAACCTCCGATTGCTCTATTCGTACATGTGGACACATCCCGGGAAGAAGTTGATCTTCATGGGAGATGAAATTGGCCAGTGGAACGAGTGGAACCTGGAGGCTGGTTTACAATGGGACTTGCTGGAATGGGAATCGCACCAAGGGGTTCAAAAGTTGATCTCCGACCTGAACGCGATGCTTGTCCACGAGCCGGCACTGCACGAAGTTGACTTCACCGAAGATGGCTTCGAGTGGATTGACTGCGATGACTGGGAAAACA is a window of Bremerella sp. TYQ1 DNA encoding:
- a CDS encoding DJ-1/PfpI family protein, whose translation is MPAKKILMLVGDFVEDYEVMVPFQMLLMVGHEVSAVCPDKKSGDTVATAIHDFEGHQTYTEKPGHNFQLNATFDEIDVASFDALIIPGGRAPEYLRLNDKVLAMVKHFSEADKPIAAICHGPQILAAAGVLKGKTVCPYPAVGPEVVIGGGESLPPSETFDNAHVDGKLVTGPAWPAHPAWIREFLKVLGTKIEL
- a CDS encoding DUF1559 domain-containing protein yields the protein MRHEASRRYSQKNAAFTLVELLVVIAIIGVLIALLLPAVQQAREAARRMSCTNNMKQLGLAIHNYHDTFSIFPPGYLHPRDPNVNINDWMNWDNGYGWGAFILPFIEQSAIHDSLDFTTPWTSAEAQHEISAYVCPSDPGPPLNPYFYQGAYYADRDQPETERMAKSNYVANVGTTHVNGAKFSKSSTVRGVAGYQSDLKFRDFTDGTSHTIYFAERDSVTTRGSGQREEGGAIWIGVPKVFGAGSSQHVLGRFAGSATEVTLYAINSPKGTYGASLGVNSQHPGGVNVTLTDGSVRFLSEYTDWATVAGLARRTDGAVIGEW
- a CDS encoding 3-oxoacyl-ACP synthase III, which codes for MKYQNVCIEGLGYCLPDEIVTSAEIEQRLAPLYERLRLPEGRLELMTGISQRRFFPDVVQPGDVSIHSARNAMAATGLDPADVGALIHGSVCRDFLEPATACRVHHALGLPQDCVVYDVSNACLGILNGAIQIANMIELGQIKAGIVVGTESGRHLVDNTIETLNNSENLSRNDIKLAVASLTIGSASCAMVLCHKELSRTGNQLVAASARAHTQHHDLCHSIAGKNETGVGNPLMQTDSEKLMAEGIATGAATFADFLGETGWSTDQIQRTICHQVGLTHRKLVLEKLQLPIDNDFATVQWLGNTGAAALPTTLALATQTQFIEAGQNVALLGIGSGINCVMIGAEWNTTLVGGTGDMPEGMERSGALSAN
- a CDS encoding anhydro-N-acetylmuramic acid kinase, with the protein product MTPCLRFMSAAILKVDGRGLNACFDVIHQLNVRTPPDVRSLLEQGGAGLTTGTQLPGMAARLVSELQVVNVERLLNTSGISAEKVTAIGQRGPGMAREYWKQTGTAISIGDPTILAEATGVTVIDHFEQRDITKGGDATGLDVLPMWLLLTKAVDSVSARPIVVVRLDQEIELFYLPARRKNRPIPAIAYRNIGPGFSLLQRLQNTCDRSSPVDAVENTDSASVFERALEDVVGHTSDRQLGEIADRIVAEAPDVLRSPTSLNRAMEEFWSERIHREVVNQFPTSPELAEIIILGRGARREALVQQLADKFESVPLTTEITRSWISGSVGASVAAIFAALNVDQISGNLPDLTGANAARVLGRITPGNPGNWRGVLAQMEMAARQTMPLREAI
- a CDS encoding gamma-glutamyl-gamma-aminobutyrate hydrolase family protein produces the protein MFSKPVIGLNANFRNATHDRPAFSFISAGYFDAVIRAGGIPVVLPPVSTPEDQQAVLQRLDGVVMIGGPDLDPNRDGFMRHASIRMMEPRREEADRSMMKLIAQMRLPVFGIGVGMQLINVAMGGNLFMHIPEDLPGALPHHDTIDKHHRHGLEVTPGTLMEKIFGDGEVRVNSSHHMAIDELAPGFIASARSPDGVVEAIESIHEDWFAIGTQFHPEAESASALDQRIFEEFVEGVVAVKAGGVRVAAA
- a CDS encoding YdeI/OmpD-associated family protein, with the protein product MNSNVDQYIADHPQWKSELTALRKILLASELTEDWKWRAPCYTLDGKNVAMLAAFKNDCVLSFFKGALLKDPEGILVKPGENSQSARVVRFTSNTQVKERKSALQMYLAEAAENERSGKQVATSNKADPYPAELTAKLDEDPQLKTAFEALTPGRQRAYVMFFSAAKQSKTRTTRIEKFVPRILDGKGMNDCVCGLTKKPPGCDGSHNQAK
- a CDS encoding ankyrin repeat domain-containing protein, which encodes MIRTSAAFLTVVVFVVLLIGFGLFAWRTLVFAQPTPARFSSVQQAAVHDPSQIAELVAEKGSPEGGHDRMDDHSPLWYAVRFDKPESVAKLLALGADPNRATEEGESPLLTATFLGTSNADTEIVQMLLKAKADVNVRGPVHGQTPLHRAVVSENEAVVRMLIDHGANVNQVDVRGNTPLQTAVVNGSIPILELLFEAKADPEIRNEAGFRPIDQLNSCSNPEEVQAVFRKHDADSERRPPVKSND